The genomic stretch TTACCCCCATCATCCCACTCATCACCTTACTCATCCGTAATCGCTGAAGCAAAGGTCCTGAGGCAGAAATTTGGGTCTCCAACTGGTGACAGAACCAACAGGTCCAACCCAGTTCCGCTGTACTCTTCAAGCCTTCGAAGGGCGTTTTCAGGCGTGCCCGACGCTGTAAGAACCTGCACCATTTCATCGCTCACCAGCTCAGCGGCCCTTCCGAGGTCCCTCCTGCGCCAAGCATCCCTGATCTCTGGAAGAGGGGTTGTGTCAACGCCGTAGTCCACGAGGCTACTCTCACCCACAACCTCAGAGAGCTGGTAGATGAAGAATGGGTCCCTCTTAATCGCGTAATACGCCTCACAGTCATTGGAAGCCACACAGCACAGTAGGTAGCCGACCTTCTTCACCCTCCTCCCGTGTTTCTCTTCACCCATTCTGACCCACGAAACCATGGCTTCGATCTGCTCAGGCGTCAAGACACCTGGACTGGTAATCACACCGTCAGCAACCTTGGGCGCATACGACAAAGTCTTCCTGCCCAATGATGCGATGTAGATGGGGATATGACTTGACGGCCTAACAGCGGACCTAAAGCCCTTAACCCTGTAAAAGGTGCCCTCCACCACAGCAGGCTCACCGCTGGTCAACGCCCGAATCACATTCACAGCTTCAACCATCCTCCTCAGGGGCTTAGTCACACCAACTGGTTGAACATCCACCCCAATTAGGGGCAGCCAAGGGAAACCCCCTAGGCCTAGGCCGAGAATGAACCTACCCCCGCCCTCATTCTGCAGCGTCAACGCTGAAACCGCTGTCATCACAGGGTGCCTTGTCACGACACTCACCACCCCAGCGCACACCCTAATCCTAGAGGTTGCCTTCATGACAGCATACGCCGCTATAAGCGCATCACCGTACATCGGGTTCTCGTGCATGAAGAAAGAGTCAAAACCGAGTTGTTCAGTAAGCTGCGCGACCCGAATGGTATTGGCTAGTGGTTGCGCACCAACAGGTATGCTCAGCCCGACCGCCAGCTTCAAGGCATATGATGGTCATGGTTTAGCCGATTTAAGCATTGCCACCTCGCGAATGGGTGATGCAGAATAAATCGTTGAAGTATTTAAACTAGGAGCTAACAGTTTATTAGGCTCCACAAAATATTCTGCATCACCTCGCGAATGTCAAGACGAAGCCCCAATTTTTGTTCGGCTCAGCTTGGTCTTTAGGCTGAAATCAGATTTTGCAATTAGATCTGTAGTTAATTTGCTCTACGGAACTAGATCGTGTAAATAATTAAAAGACCACGTGATCCTGCAACAAAGCAGCACAAAAGATTATTTTATATACCACCGCTTGACAAACAAAGGATCGTGACAGTAGCAGAATTCTTTACCTACATCGGTGATGCTGTACTTCTACTCTTCCTACTCACCCTAGTCATCTTCTTCGTATACGAGTTTGAGGTAAAGAGAGGAGAGTAGCCAACTTAGCCCATGGGGAACAGATTCGAAGAACTTGAAAAAACTGCGTTCCAGA from Nitrososphaerota archaeon encodes the following:
- a CDS encoding LLM class flavin-dependent oxidoreductase, whose amino-acid sequence is MKLAVGLSIPVGAQPLANTIRVAQLTEQLGFDSFFMHENPMYGDALIAAYAVMKATSRIRVCAGVVSVVTRHPVMTAVSALTLQNEGGGRFILGLGLGGFPWLPLIGVDVQPVGVTKPLRRMVEAVNVIRALTSGEPAVVEGTFYRVKGFRSAVRPSSHIPIYIASLGRKTLSYAPKVADGVITSPGVLTPEQIEAMVSWVRMGEEKHGRRVKKVGYLLCCVASNDCEAYYAIKRDPFFIYQLSEVVGESSLVDYGVDTTPLPEIRDAWRRRDLGRAAELVSDEMVQVLTASGTPENALRRLEEYSGTGLDLLVLSPVGDPNFCLRTFASAITDE